The proteins below come from a single Acidobacteriota bacterium genomic window:
- the rplN gene encoding 50S ribosomal protein L14: MIQMRTMLKVADNSGARKIQAITPLGGSVGRTARLGDIISATVKEAEPESKIPKGKVVRAVVVRTRKELRRKDGSYIRFEDNAAVIIDKANEPVGTRVFGPVARELRDRRFMKIVSLAPEVL, from the coding sequence ATGATACAAATGCGCACCATGCTCAAGGTGGCCGATAATTCCGGCGCTCGGAAGATCCAGGCCATCACGCCCCTGGGAGGGAGCGTCGGACGGACGGCCCGGCTGGGGGACATCATATCGGCCACCGTCAAGGAGGCCGAACCCGAAAGCAAGATCCCCAAGGGCAAGGTTGTCCGGGCGGTCGTTGTTCGGACCAGGAAGGAATTGCGCCGCAAGGACGGCTCCTACATCCGTTTCGAGGACAATGCGGCGGTCATCATCGACAAGGCCAATGAACCCGTGGGGACCCGCGTATTCGGTCCCGTGGCCCGGGAATTGAGGGACAGGCGCTTCATGAAGATCGTCTCCCTGGCTCCGGAGGTGCTGTGA
- the rplF gene encoding 50S ribosomal protein L6 — MSRVGKQPIAVPPGVKVTIEAGEITFEGPKGKMSSPIYEGIEARLEDNILLLTRRDETQAVRSRHGLCRSLAQNALLGVSVGFVKQLEILGVGYRAKIENNKLEMSLGYSRPVIFEIPEGVEITAEKPTLLTVRGIDKQKVGQVAEDIKKHRRPDPYKQKGIRYVGEKLIKKERKAGVTGG; from the coding sequence ATGTCGAGAGTCGGAAAACAGCCCATAGCGGTTCCACCGGGAGTGAAAGTGACCATCGAGGCCGGAGAGATCACGTTCGAAGGCCCCAAGGGAAAGATGTCGTCTCCGATCTATGAGGGAATCGAAGCCCGTCTCGAGGACAACATCTTGCTCTTGACCCGGAGGGACGAAACCCAGGCCGTTCGATCCCGGCACGGATTGTGCCGTTCGCTGGCCCAGAACGCCCTTCTGGGCGTCTCCGTGGGATTTGTCAAACAGCTTGAGATTTTGGGCGTCGGTTACCGCGCCAAAATCGAAAACAACAAATTGGAGATGAGCCTGGGTTATTCCCGGCCCGTGATCTTCGAGATTCCGGAAGGCGTCGAAATCACGGCCGAGAAACCGACGCTTCTCACCGTCCGCGGGATCGACAAACAAAAAGTCGGGCAAGTGGCCGAGGACATCAAGAAGCATCGCCGACCGGATCCCTATAAACAGAAAGGCATCCGTTATGTCGGAGAAAAGCTCATCAAGAAAGAACGCAAAGCAGGAGTGACCGGTGGATAA
- the rpsE gene encoding 30S ribosomal protein S5 produces MRDRTYRRPGAEPEDLEFKDQVISIRRVTKVVKGGKNMSFSALVAVGDEKGRVGIGKGKAREVPQAIAKGVESAKKNLYQVPLADTTIPHLVKGEVDAGVVVLRPAAKGTGVIAGGAVRVIMQLAGIKDVLTKSIRSNNPISVSHATMDALKKLKNPETAAAGRVKSRVSL; encoded by the coding sequence GTGAGAGATCGAACCTATCGTAGACCCGGAGCCGAACCCGAAGACTTGGAGTTCAAGGATCAGGTCATTTCCATCCGCCGGGTGACCAAAGTCGTCAAGGGCGGCAAGAACATGAGCTTTTCGGCGCTGGTCGCCGTCGGGGATGAAAAAGGCCGTGTCGGCATCGGCAAGGGGAAAGCGCGGGAAGTCCCCCAAGCCATCGCCAAGGGGGTCGAGTCCGCAAAGAAAAATTTATACCAGGTCCCGTTGGCCGATACGACGATTCCTCACCTGGTCAAGGGCGAAGTCGATGCCGGAGTCGTGGTGCTCCGGCCGGCGGCCAAAGGAACGGGGGTCATCGCCGGAGGCGCCGTGCGCGTGATTATGCAGCTTGCGGGCATCAAGGATGTCCTTACGAAGTCCATCCGCAGCAATAATCCCATATCCGTCTCTCATGCGACCATGGACGCCCTGAAGAAGCTTAAAAATCCCGAAACCGCCGCCGCCGGCCGGGTGAAGAGCCGGGTGTCGTTATGA
- the secY gene encoding preprotein translocase subunit SecY, producing MLESIRNIFSIPELRKRVIFTLAILAVYRIGAQIPTPGISAAALAEFWQAQRGSILGFIDLFSGRNMSRMTIFALGIMPYISSSIILQLLQVVWPYLERLSKEGELGRKKITQYTRYGTIAICLIQGFGISFFLQALRSPGGAAIVPNPGLGFQLLTVLTLTTGTVFIMWLGEQISERGIGNGISLIIFAGIVVEFPRGVGSAVTGLRTGSMDPLRLIFLVALMLAVVAFIVFVERGQRRIPVSYAKRVIGRKVYGGQSTHLPLRVNTGGVIPIIFAAAIITLPQTIAQAIKAPVFQTIAQQFNLGMPLYILTYVAAIIFFTYFYISIIFNPSDVADNLRKYGGFIPGIRPGKNTSDYIDGILSRITLAGAVYLAAIAIMPEFMMTGVKVGALPWIGDALEANLPRWFTQGLNIDFYFGGTSILIVVGVAMDTLQQIEAQLVMRHYDGFMRRSRIKGRRG from the coding sequence ATGCTTGAGAGTATCCGCAACATCTTCAGTATTCCTGAACTGAGAAAACGGGTGATTTTCACCCTGGCCATCCTGGCCGTTTACAGGATCGGCGCCCAGATCCCCACTCCGGGGATATCCGCCGCCGCATTGGCCGAGTTCTGGCAGGCGCAGAGAGGTTCCATTCTCGGGTTTATCGATCTTTTTTCCGGGAGAAACATGTCCCGGATGACGATCTTCGCCCTGGGCATCATGCCCTATATCAGCTCGTCCATCATTCTGCAGCTTCTCCAGGTCGTCTGGCCTTACCTGGAGAGGTTGTCCAAGGAAGGAGAGCTGGGGCGGAAAAAAATCACGCAGTATACCCGATATGGAACGATCGCCATCTGTCTCATTCAGGGATTCGGCATTTCCTTCTTTTTACAGGCCCTGAGGAGTCCCGGCGGTGCGGCCATCGTTCCCAACCCCGGCCTCGGGTTCCAGCTTCTGACCGTGCTGACCCTGACCACGGGCACGGTTTTCATCATGTGGCTCGGCGAACAGATCTCTGAGCGTGGGATCGGCAACGGCATTTCCCTCATCATTTTCGCCGGGATTGTCGTCGAATTTCCAAGGGGTGTCGGCAGCGCCGTCACCGGCCTGCGCACCGGCAGCATGGACCCGCTCCGTCTGATCTTCCTCGTCGCCCTGATGCTGGCCGTTGTGGCCTTTATCGTGTTCGTCGAGAGAGGCCAGCGCCGCATTCCCGTATCCTATGCCAAGCGGGTCATCGGCCGCAAGGTTTACGGCGGTCAGAGTACCCATCTGCCGCTGCGCGTCAACACCGGAGGCGTCATTCCGATCATTTTCGCCGCCGCCATCATCACCCTTCCTCAGACCATCGCCCAGGCCATCAAAGCGCCCGTTTTCCAGACGATCGCCCAGCAGTTCAACCTGGGGATGCCGCTCTACATCCTGACTTATGTCGCGGCCATCATCTTCTTCACCTATTTCTACATCTCGATCATCTTCAACCCTTCGGATGTGGCCGACAACCTGCGCAAGTACGGCGGATTCATCCCGGGCATCCGGCCCGGAAAAAACACCTCCGACTACATTGACGGCATCCTGTCCCGCATTACGCTGGCCGGCGCCGTTTATCTGGCCGCAATCGCCATCATGCCCGAGTTCATGATGACCGGCGTCAAGGTCGGAGCTCTGCCCTGGATCGGCGATGCGCTGGAAGCCAATCTGCCCCGCTGGTTCACACAGGGCTTGAATATCGATTTCTATTTCGGCGGAACCTCGATTCTCATCGTCGTCGGCGTGGCCATGGACACGCTCCAGCAGATCGAAGCCCAGCTCGTCATGCGCCATTACGACGGCTTCATGCGACGGAGCCGGATCAAAGGGAGACGGGGATGA
- the rpmD gene encoding 50S ribosomal protein L30: protein MIKITLVRSPIGYPRNQREVIKGLGLRKLQSSVIREDRPEIRGMIRKITHLLKVEAVEES from the coding sequence ATGATAAAGATCACGCTGGTCAGGAGTCCGATCGGATATCCCCGGAACCAAAGGGAAGTCATCAAAGGACTTGGGCTTCGCAAGCTGCAATCCTCCGTCATTCGTGAGGATCGGCCGGAGATTCGAGGCATGATCCGGAAGATCACCCATTTGCTGAAAGTGGAGGCTGTGGAAGAATCATGA
- the rplO gene encoding 50S ribosomal protein L15, translating into MSLNKLRPEPGSRKNKRRRGRGPGSGRGKTSGRGHKGQLSGAGFTQKRGFEGGQMPLVRRIPKRGFTNIFRVEYQAVNVERLNALPSDEIGLEAMKKAGLIRGKKPLVKILGRGELQSARTIRAHAFSQTAVKKIEEAGGKAVVIGSENA; encoded by the coding sequence ATGAGTCTCAATAAACTGCGTCCCGAACCCGGTTCAAGGAAAAACAAAAGAAGACGGGGCCGCGGACCCGGCTCGGGCCGGGGCAAGACGTCGGGCCGCGGGCACAAGGGCCAGCTCTCCGGAGCCGGATTCACCCAGAAGCGCGGTTTCGAGGGCGGGCAGATGCCCCTGGTCCGCCGCATCCCCAAGCGGGGGTTCACCAACATTTTTCGGGTAGAATATCAGGCGGTCAATGTCGAGCGGCTGAACGCCTTGCCCAGCGATGAGATCGGTCTTGAGGCCATGAAAAAAGCCGGTCTGATCCGGGGGAAAAAACCGCTCGTCAAAATCCTCGGCCGCGGGGAACTCCAGTCCGCCCGGACAATCCGGGCCCATGCCTTTTCGCAGACGGCCGTGAAAAAAATCGAGGAGGCGGGCGGCAAGGCCGTCGTTATCGGGTCGGAAAATGCTTGA
- the rplX gene encoding 50S ribosomal protein L24, whose product MPALKVHVRKNDMVMVRTGKDKGKTGKVLKVIPEKNRIIVEKINFVKEFIRPDRSKNIQGGIMEKEAPIPASRVMIYCEECGQGVRARTKVLPDGTRARSCGRCSTPLEKTK is encoded by the coding sequence ATGCCGGCGCTCAAAGTCCACGTGCGGAAAAACGACATGGTGATGGTCCGGACGGGTAAAGACAAGGGCAAGACCGGGAAAGTTCTGAAGGTCATCCCCGAGAAAAACCGGATCATTGTCGAGAAAATCAACTTTGTCAAGGAATTCATCCGGCCGGACAGGAGCAAGAACATCCAGGGCGGTATCATGGAGAAAGAAGCGCCCATCCCGGCCTCCCGGGTCATGATTTATTGCGAAGAATGCGGTCAGGGCGTAAGAGCCCGGACGAAGGTGCTGCCGGACGGCACACGCGCCCGAAGTTGCGGCCGATGTTCCACACCCCTGGAAAAGACGAAGTGA
- the rpsH gene encoding 30S ribosomal protein S8, giving the protein MSHTDPIADMLTRLRNAARSRKREVVMPSSRMKIEIAKILKDEGYIRNFKVLDDAKQGVLTLMLKYGEDNASVITGLRRISRPGCRVYCTKESIPQVLGGIGLAVISTSRGIVGGKACEELGLGGEVVCYVW; this is encoded by the coding sequence ATGAGTCACACGGATCCCATTGCCGATATGCTGACCCGCCTGCGCAATGCCGCCCGGTCCCGCAAAAGAGAAGTCGTCATGCCGTCTTCCCGGATGAAGATTGAAATCGCCAAAATCCTCAAGGATGAGGGATACATCCGCAATTTCAAGGTCCTTGATGATGCCAAGCAGGGCGTGTTGACCCTGATGCTGAAATACGGTGAGGACAATGCCAGCGTGATCACCGGTCTCCGGAGGATCAGCCGTCCAGGCTGTCGCGTTTACTGCACCAAGGAATCCATCCCCCAGGTGCTGGGGGGGATCGGTCTGGCCGTGATCTCCACATCCCGGGGCATCGTCGGCGGGAAGGCATGCGAAGAACTGGGCTTGGGAGGCGAGGTCGTCTGCTACGTCTGGTAA
- the rpsQ gene encoding 30S ribosomal protein S17, with protein sequence MESKDKTRKTTKIGTVIGKTMKKTVKVQVVRQVRHPLYKKSVKLRTSFLVHDEFEKCNIGDVVRIVETRPISKKKHWRVMNIVGLSAEPGQPLGEDKQP encoded by the coding sequence ATGGAATCCAAGGACAAGACACGCAAGACGACGAAGATCGGCACGGTCATCGGGAAAACGATGAAAAAGACCGTTAAAGTCCAGGTTGTCCGCCAGGTCCGGCATCCCTTATACAAGAAATCCGTCAAGCTGAGGACCTCCTTTCTTGTTCACGACGAATTCGAGAAATGCAATATCGGGGATGTCGTCCGCATTGTCGAGACCCGGCCGATCAGCAAGAAAAAACACTGGCGGGTCATGAACATCGTGGGATTGAGCGCCGAGCCCGGACAACCCTTGGGAGAGGATAAGCAGCCATGA
- the rplE gene encoding 50S ribosomal protein L5 translates to MNRLQEKYRNEILAELREELGIANSMAVPRLEKIVVNMGVGDALQNIKLLDTAKAELSLITGQAPAIGRAKKSISSFKLRQGQAIACYVTLRRKKMYEFFDRLVNIVLPRVRDFRGVPPGAFDGRGNYTLGLRDQLVFPEIDYTKVDRPRGMNITIVTTAKTDGNAHALLKKLGMPFRES, encoded by the coding sequence ATGAATCGCCTGCAAGAGAAATACAGAAACGAGATCCTGGCGGAACTCCGGGAGGAACTGGGAATTGCCAACAGCATGGCTGTCCCCCGCCTGGAGAAGATCGTCGTCAACATGGGTGTCGGCGATGCCCTTCAGAACATCAAGCTCCTGGATACGGCCAAGGCCGAGTTGAGCCTGATCACAGGCCAGGCTCCGGCCATCGGGCGGGCCAAGAAATCCATCTCCTCCTTCAAGCTGCGCCAGGGCCAGGCCATCGCCTGCTACGTGACCCTGAGACGAAAAAAGATGTACGAGTTTTTCGATCGCCTGGTCAATATCGTGCTTCCCCGGGTCCGCGACTTCCGGGGCGTTCCTCCGGGAGCCTTCGACGGCCGCGGCAACTACACCCTGGGCCTGAGGGACCAGCTGGTGTTTCCCGAAATCGACTATACCAAGGTGGATCGTCCCCGCGGGATGAATATCACCATCGTGACGACGGCGAAAACGGACGGAAACGCGCATGCGCTTCTCAAGAAGCTGGGCATGCCGTTTCGCGAGTCTTGA
- the rplR gene encoding 50S ribosomal protein L18, whose translation MDKNKLAKREIRRGRLRKRIRAKIKGTADRPRLHVFKSNVYVYTQVIDDQTHQVLATASTQEKDFKDKGRSGKNKEACNLLGEILAGRLKERRIESVVFDRGIYPYHGRVKALAEAMRKEGIRF comes from the coding sequence GTGGATAAGAACAAGCTGGCAAAGAGAGAGATCCGGCGCGGCCGGCTGCGCAAGCGGATCCGGGCCAAGATCAAGGGAACGGCGGATCGACCCCGGCTTCATGTTTTCAAGAGCAATGTCTATGTTTATACCCAGGTGATCGATGACCAGACTCATCAGGTCTTGGCGACGGCGTCCACCCAGGAGAAAGACTTCAAGGACAAAGGCCGGAGCGGAAAGAACAAGGAAGCCTGTAATCTGTTGGGTGAGATCCTGGCCGGCCGGTTGAAAGAGCGCCGCATCGAGAGCGTTGTCTTCGACCGCGGCATCTATCCCTATCACGGCCGTGTCAAGGCTTTGGCTGAGGCAATGAGGAAAGAAGGCATCCGTTTTTGA
- a CDS encoding type Z 30S ribosomal protein S14 has translation MSTTAWMAKYLKTPKFAIRRKRRCHKCGRARGTYRKFDLCRLCFRELALKGEIPGITKASW, from the coding sequence TTGTCAACGACAGCATGGATGGCCAAATATCTGAAGACGCCCAAGTTCGCAATCCGGCGGAAACGGCGTTGTCACAAGTGCGGGCGCGCCCGGGGCACTTACCGGAAATTCGACCTCTGCCGGCTCTGTTTCAGGGAGCTGGCTCTCAAGGGCGAGATTCCCGGCATCACCAAGGCGTCCTGGTAG
- the rpmC gene encoding 50S ribosomal protein L29 — protein sequence MKKSEMKDLSADELRTKAAELKDQLFKLRFQKAIGQLDNPMKIKNIRKTMARIATFLNNEQKRTE from the coding sequence ATGAAAAAGAGCGAAATGAAGGATTTGTCGGCCGACGAACTGCGGACCAAAGCCGCGGAGCTCAAGGACCAGTTGTTCAAACTCCGCTTTCAGAAGGCCATCGGCCAGTTGGACAACCCGATGAAGATTAAGAATATCAGGAAGACCATGGCCCGGATCGCCACGTTCCTGAACAATGAGCAGAAAAGGACGGAATAG